CGAACGACAGGCCGACCAGTTGCGCCTGTTGCGCGTCCAGGCCGGTGGTTTCGGTGTCGAAGGCGAACAGCGGCGCCTGGCGCAGCTTGTCCAGCCAGGCGTCGAAGCGGGCCTGATCGAGGACCGTCTCGTACTTCGGTTCAACCTTGGCTGCCGGCGCCTCTTCGGGCACTGCCACGGTTGCACCGGCCCTGGCGGCTTCGCGCTGGACATCGGCGACCCAGCTCTTGAACTCCATCTCGGTGTACAACGCCAGCAGCGCATCACGGTCTGGCTCGCCGCAGACCAGCGCCTCAACTTCGATATCCAGCGGCACGTCGAGCTTGATGGTGGCCAACTCATAGGACAGGAACGCCGCCTCACGGTGCTCCTCAAGCTTGGCCGGCAAGGTCTTGGCGCCGCGAATGCTCAGGCCTGGGACCTTGTCGAGGTTGTCGTACACATCGCGCAGGCCGCCACCGATACCGGTCAGCAGGCCGGCAGCGGTCTTCTCGCCCACACCCGGCACGCCCGGGATGTTATCGGCCTTGTCGCCCATCAGGGCCAGAAAATCGATGATGTGCTCAGGGCCGACACCAAACTTTTCGTGCACCCCGGCAACATCCATCACGCTGCCGGTCATGGTGTTGACCAGGGTTACATGGCCGTCCACCAACTGCGCCATGTCCTTGTCGCCCGTCGAAATGATCACCGGCCGGCCCTGCGCCGCACTGCTGCGCGCCAGGGTCCCGATCACATCGTCGGCTTCCACGCCTTCGACGCACAGTAACGGGTAGCCCAGCGCCTTGACGCTGGCATGCAGCGGTTCGATCTGCACCCGCAGGTCATCGGGCATGCTCGGGCGGTTGGCCTTGTAATCGGCAAACATGGCATCGCGGAAAGTGCCGCCCTTGGCGTCGAACACCACCGCGAACAGGCTGTCAGGGTATTGCTTGCGCAGGCTCTTGAGCATGTTCAGCACACCCTTGACCGCGCCGGTGGGCATGCCCTTGGAGGTGGTCAGCGGCGGCAATGCGTTGAAAGCGCGGTAGAGGTAGGAGGAACCGTCCACCAGGACGAGGGGCGCTTGGCTCATGAGCAGAATCAACCTTTTCGGCGGGTCCGGAGCTAGAATAGCCGGATCAATGACGACAAAGGGACAAGGTTATCATGCGTACACTCAATCGCCTGTTAGTGCTCGGTCTGTTGGCAACCATGCCAGTCGTCACCCTGGCGGCGGACGACGCCCCCTCGGCCGATCCCGAGGTGACCATTCGCACGGAAGGCGATAAAACCATCCAGGAGTACCGCCAGAACGGCTTCCTGTATGCGATCAAGATCACGCCGAAAAACGGCAAGCCTTATTTTCTGGTACGCGCCGATGGCACTGATGCCAATTTCATTCGTTCCGACCAGCCGGACATGCTGATTCCGTCCTGGAAGATCTTCGAGTGGTAAGCTGACGCGTATCGTTCACATCAACCCGGCACTTCCCGGCGGAAGTGCCCGTATGGGCATTTTTTCATCATGTCAGTCTTCACCCCCGTGACCCGGCCTGAGCTGGAAACCTTTCTGGCGCCATACCAGCTGGGCCGTCTACTCGACTTCCAGGGCATTGCCGCCGGCACCGAAAACAGCAATTTCTTCGTAAGCCTCGAACAGGGTGAGTTCGTCCTGACGCTGATCGAACGCGGCCCGAGCGAAGACATGCCGTTCTTCATCGAGCTGCTCGACGTGCTGCATGCCGCCGACATGCCCGTGCCTTACGCCCTGCGTGACCGCGACGGCAATGGCCTGCGCGAACTGTGCGGCAAGCCTGCGCTGCTGCAGCCGCGGTTGTCGGGCAAGCACATCAAGGTGCCCAACAATCAGCACTGCGCCCAGGTTGGCGAATTGCTCGCGCACATCCACCTGGCGACCCGTGACCACGTCATCGAGCGCAAGACCGACCGGGGCCTGGACTGGATGCTGGCCGCTGGCGCCGAGCTGATGCCGCGCCTTAGCGCCGAGCAGGTGGCGCTGCTGCAACCCGCGCTGGACGAAATCAACGCGCACAAGGCGCAGATCCTGGCCTTGCCACGGGCCAACCTGCACGCCGACCTGTTCCGCGACAACGTGATGTTCGAAGGCACCCACCTGACCGGGGTGATCGACTTCTACAACGCCTGCTCCGGGCCGATGCTGTACGACATCGCCATTACCGTGAACGACTGGTGCATTGATGAGCACGGGGCAATCGATGTGCCACGCGCCCAGGCGCTGCTGGGGGCCTATGCCGCGCTGCGCCCGTTTACCGCCGCCGAGGCCGAGCTGTGGCCGGAGATGCTGCGGATCGGGTGTGTGCGCTTCTGGCTGTCGCGTTTGATCGCGGCCGAGTCGTTTGCCGGGATGGATGTGATGATCCATGACCCGAGCGAGTTCGAGGTGCGCCTGGCGCAGCGTCAGCAGGTGGATTTGCACCTGCCGTTCGCCTTGTAACCGAGGCGGCCTCTTCGCGGGCAAGCCCGCTCCCACCGGTGTTCCACCGTTCTCACGAGCGGTGGTGTACCTGTGGGAGCGGGCTTGCCCGCGAAGAGGCCAGTGCAGACCCTAGAGCTGCTCCAGGCACCCCGCCAGGTCGCCACCCAGCTTCTCCAGCAGGCGCTCATAGCCCTTTGCATCCACAGGATCGCCGCCCAAGGCATCCAGCTCGGCCAACCGCACCGGTAACCCAGCCGTCAGCGTCTCAGCCAGGCGTGGCCGCAACGGCGGTTCGCTGAACACACAGGTCTTGCCCACTTCCTGCAGGCGCTTACGCATCGCGGCCACATGCTGGGCGCCTGGCTGCACCTCGGACGCCACACTGAACACCCCGGTGTGCTTCAGGCCATAGTTGGCTTCGAAGTAATCGAACGCCTCGTGGAACACGAAGTACGGCTTGCCGGCAATACCCGCCACCCGCGCCTTGATACGCCCATCCAAAGCATCCAGACGTTCGACGAAAGCCTTCAGGTTGGCCTGGTAGCGTGCGGCATTGGCCGGATCGGCCTCAGCCAGGTCCGCCGCCATCTTCGCCGCAATTACCCGGGCATTGACCGACGACAGCCACAGGTGCGCGTCCAGGCTACCTGGGCGGTGATCGTGATCATGATCGTCGTGGTCGGCTTCTTCATGCGAGTGGCTGTCTTCGCCAAAATGGCGCAACTGCATGCCGGTCAGCGACTGCACCGCGACGGTGGCTTTGTCCCGCCCTTTCAGCACCCGCGGCAGGAAGTTTTCCATGTCCGGGCCGATCCAGTACAACAGGTCGGCATCCGCGACGCGCCGTACGTCGGAGGGGCGCAGGGCGTAATGGTGCGGCGAAGCGCCAGGCGGCAGCAGCACGTCCGGGCGGCCCACCCCGTCCTGAACGGCGGCGGCAATCTGCTGCAGCGGTTTGATACTGGTCAGCACACGCACGTCGGCCTGGGCGGAAAATGCGATGAAAGCGACAAAAAGGGCTAGGAATCGGGACACGGTGAATACTCGGCTCGACAGAAACAGGTAACATAATAACGTCTCCATCCAGAACCGTCGCTGCCCATGTCCATCACGCCGCTGGCCAACCGCCCCCACGATCACTCCCATTGCGTGCATAGCGCATTGGCCGAAGCCGATGCCTTGTGCACCCGCCAGGGGTTGCGCCTGACCGCTCTGCGCCGCCGTGTGCTGGAGCTGGTATGGCAAAGCCACAAGCCGCTGGGGGCCTACGACATCCTCGCCGTGCTCAGCGAGCAGGACGGCCGCCGCGCCGCGCCGCCGACCGTGTACCGCGCCCTGGATTTCCTCCTCGACAACGGCCTGGTGCACCGCATCGCCTCGCTCAACGCCTTCATCGGTTGTAGCCACCCAGAGCACGTGCACCAGGGCCAGTTCCTGATCTGCCGCGCCTGCCATGTGGCCATCGAGCTGGAGCAGAACAGCATCAGCGACGCCATCATCAGCAGCGCCAAGGGCGTCGGCTTCAACGTCGAGACACAGACCGTGGAAGTGGTCGGCCTGTGCAGCAACTGCCGGAGCGCGGCATGAGCGACGCACTGATCCGCCTGGAGCAGGTGGGTGTCACCTTCGCGGGCGAAGCGGTGCTCGACAGCATTGACCTGTCGGTGGCACCGGGCCAGATCGTGACCCTGATCGGCCCTAACGGGGCAGGCAAGACCACCCTGGTACGCGCCGTACTCGGGCTGCTCAAGCCGCACCGCGGCACGGTCTGGCGCAAGCCGAAGCTGCGCATCGGCTACATGCCGCAAAAAATCCAGGTGGATGCCACGCTGCCGCTGTCAGTGCTGCGTTTCTTGCGCCTGGTGCCCGGCGTAGACCGCGCGGCTGCCTTGTCGGCGCTGCAGGAAGTGGGTGCCGAACAGGTCATCGACAGCCCCATCCAGACGATTTCCGGTGGCGAGATGCAGCGCGTGCTGCTGGCCCGGGCACTGCTGCGCGAGCCGCAGCTGCTGGTGCTCGACGAACCGGTGCAGGGCGTAGACGTGGTCGGCCAGACCGAGCTGTACAACCTCATCACCCGCCTGCGCGACCGCCACGGTTGCGGCGTGCTGATGGTTTCGCACGACCTGCACCTGGTGATGAGCGCCACCGACCAGGTGGTCTGCCTCAACCGTCATGTGTGCTGCTCCGGCCACCCCGAGCAGGTCAGCAACGACCCGGCCTTTGTCGAGCTGTTCGGCCAGAACGCACCAAGCCTGGCTGTCTACCACCACCATCACGACCACAGCCACGACCTGCATGGCTCGGTGGTCGCCCCTGGCACCCATGTTCACGGAGAGCACTGCAAGCATGGCTGATTTTCTTCTCTACGCCTTGCTTGCCGGTTTGTCCCTGGCGCTGGTGGCCGGCCCACTGGGGTCTTTCGTGGTGTGGCGGCGCATGGCCTATTTCGGCGACACCCTGTCCCACGCCGCCTTGCTCGGTGTAGCCCTGGGTTTTGCCCTGGACGTGAGCCCGGCATTGGCGGTGACCGTGGGTTGCCTGCTGCTGGCGATCCTGCTGGTGACCTTGCAGCAACGCCAGCCGCTGGCCTCCGACACCCTGCTCGGCATTCTTGCCCCCAGCACGCTTTCCCTGGGCCTGGTGGTACTGAGTTTCATGCACGACGTGCGCATCGACCTGATGGCCTACCTGTTCGGCGACCTGCTGGCCATCAGCCCCACCGACCTGGGCTGGATCCTCGGTGGCAGCGTACTGGTACTGCTGTTGCTCGCCGCGCTGTGGCGGCCGTTGCTGGCAGTGACCGTGCATGAAGAGCTGGCCATGGTCGAGGGCCTGCCGGTGGCGGGCCTGCGCCTGGCCTTGATGCTGTTGATCGCGGTGGTGATTGCCGTGGCGATGAAAATCGTCGGTGTGCTGCTGATCACCTCGCTGCTGATCATTCCCGCCGCTGCGGCGCAACGCCACGCCCGTTCGCCCGAGCAGATGGCCCTGGGTGCCAGCCTGCTGGGGGTGACCGCGGTCTGTGGCGGTCTGGCCATGTCCTGGTTCAAGGACACCCCCGCCGGCCCATCGATCGTGGTCTGCGCGGCAGTGCTATTCTTGCTGAGCCTGGCCTTGCCGAAACGCTGAAATCCAGGGTGCGTCAAGGCGCGCCCTGTTACCGTTTCACGGGTAAAGGGTCTGTAAGACTTGTTTTCGAGCGTGCGCACCTGGGTGTAGACTTGCTCGCTTTTTGCGCAAATAGAGAGTCGCAGGAATGAAGCCGTTTGCCTCCCGTTATCTGCTTGTTGCCGCGTTATCCCTGTTCCTGGCCGCCTGCTCCAGTGCCCCGGTCGAACAGGCCGATGCACCTGCTCAAGCCGATGCCTGGCAGCAGTTGCAACAGACCATCGCCAGCAATGAGCTGGCTACCGCCGAAGACCAGTTGGCTGCCTTGCAGGCGCAGTCGCCCGTTGACCCGCGCCTGGAACAGTACCAGCGGCAGTTGGCCGAGGCGTATCTGCAGCGTAGCCAGATTGTCTTGCAGAAAGGCGATGTCAACGCCGCTGCCACTGCCCTGGCGCGTGCCCGCGCGCTGATGCCGCAAGCCCCGGCGGTGACCGGTGGCGATGCTGTGCGCCAGGCGCGCAAAGCAGAATTGGAAAAGGCCGAGGCAGCCTTGAAGGCGGCCGAGGCGAAGCCTCAGGCGCGGGTGATCGACCCAACCGCACCGAGCACCGTGATTGCGCTGAAGACCACGGACATTGCTGCCATGCGCCGCCAGCTCGATGAGATTGCTGCCGATGTGGTGAACTACCAGTGCCATGTGGTGTTCCAGGTGCCACGGACCGAGGATGCGCCTTGGCTGAAGACGCTGCTGGAAAAACGGGTGCACAAGATCGACAGCGGGTTCGAGCTTAAGCAGAAGCACGAAATCCAGCGCAAGCTGCCAGCCCAGGTGGTTCTGGTCCCGCATCAGCGCTAAAAGCTTCGCGGGGCAAGCCCGCTCCCACCTACTCAGTGGGAGCGGGCTTGCCCCGCGAAGAGGCCCTGTCAGGCTGGCACAGCTTCAGCAACTGCCTCCCTTTCCCACACCCGATGCCCTTCAACCGCTTTGACAAAGGCATCCACGGTCTTCTGGTCATCCCCCAGCAACAGGCCCTTGTCCTCCTTGAGCCCCAAGCTGCCCAGCAATGCCTTGCCTTCCTTGGCCAATGCGATCGCCTTCAGATGCTTGTAGCCCTCAAGCAGGAAGTGCTTGGCCAGGCCGCTGGCACCCAATGCGTCCAATGACGCCTTGCCCGCCGGCACCAGAATCCCGTCGAACATGATCGAAGGCATACCCTCCATCGACGCATCCACCGGCAGCTGCTTGCCTTGGGCGGTTTTAACCGGCGCCGAACTCGGCCCCAGCACCAGAATGCGCGCACTGTGGGCTTCAAGCGCCTTGACCAGTTGATCGACACTCGCCCCATCCACGCCGTCGGCCACCAGCACAGCGATCTTGCGGCCTTTGATACCGACATCCCCTGGGTGATTCATCTGGCTCAAGACAGGTGATTGCGCCAACTTGCTGCCTTTGACCTGCACCGTGCCAGCCTTGGGCGCAGGCAGGCCGAGGTTGGCTGCCACAGCCGCCGCCAGCTTCAGGTCGATGTTGGCCAGAATCTCGTTCACCTCACGCACGCGGATATGCTCGCGCTCCACTTTGCCCAGCTCGAAGCTGTAGGCCTTGATGATGTGCTGCTGCTCATTGGGGCTCATGCTCTGGAAGAACAGACGCGCCTGCGAAAAGTGGTCACCGAATGACTCGCTGCGCTGCCGGATTTTCACCGCATCGATGCGCTCCTGATAACTTTCGAAGCCGCCATCCTGGGCAGCGGCAGGGGTTTCTTTAGGCCAGCCGCCGTCAATCGAGTTTGGCTCGTAAGACGCACGGCCCTTGTGGATAGTCTGCCGGTGCAGCGCGTCACGTTGATTATTGTGGTTCGGCGCCACCGGGCGGTTGATCGGGATTTCATGGAAGTTAGGCCCGCCCAGGCGGCTCAGTTGGGTGTCGGTGTAGGAGAACAACCGGCCCTGCAGCAGCGGGTCATTGGAAAAGTCGATGCCCGGCACGATATGCCCAGGGCAGAACGCGACCTGCTCGACTTCGGCAAAGAAGTTGTCGGGGTTACGGTTGAGCACCATTTTGCCCAACGGCGTAACCGGCACCAGTTCCTCGGGGATAATCTTGGTGGGGTCGAGCAGGTCGAATTCGAACTTGTGTTCATCAGCTTCCGGCACGATCTGTACACCCAGCTCCCACTCAGGGTAATCACCGGTCTCGATCGCTTCGCGAAGGTCGCGACGGTGGAAGTCGGTGTCCTTGCCCGCAAGCTTTTGCGCCTCGTCCCACAGCACCGAGTGCACGCCTTGGCGCGGTTTCCAGTGAAACTTGACGAAGCTCGCCACCCCTTCGGCATTGATCAGGCGGAAGGTGTGCACGCCAAAACCCTCCATCATCCGTAGGCTGCGAGGTATCGCACGGTCGGACATGGCCCAGATGACCATGTGCGCCGACTCCGGCACCAGCGAGACAAAATCCCAAAAGGTGTCATGGGCCGAGCCACCGGTGGGCATCTCGTTGTGCGGCTCGGGTTTGACCGCATGCACGAAGTCAGGGAACTTGATCGCATCCTGGATGAAGAACACCGGCATGTTATTGCCTACCAGGTCGAAATTGCCTTCATCTGTGTAGAACTTGACGGCAAAACCACGCACATCGCGCACCGTGTCGCCCGAACCGCGCGGGCCCTGCACCGTGGAAAAGCGCACGAACACCGGGGTGATCTTCTCGGGGTCCTGCAGGAAACCGGCCTTGGTCAGTTCGGCGTGGTTACCGTAACTCTGGAAATAACCATGGGCGCCGGTGCCCCGGGCATGGACGATGCGTTCAGGGATACGCTCATGATCGAAGTGAGTGATCTTCTCGCGCATGATGAAGTCTTCGAGCAGCGAAGGCCCGCGTGGCCCGGCCTTGAGGCTGTTCTGGTTGTCAGCGATCTTCACACCTTGATTGGTCCGCAGCGCCTGGCCCGTAGCATCGCTGCGCACACCCTCCAGGCTCTGCAATTTGGTATTGGTATTGGCATGATCGGGGCTGTTGACCCCGGCGGCCTGGCTTTCTTTGGGCGCATCAACTTTCTTGCTAGGCATGGTCGGCTTTCCTCATCAGTCATCAGGCTTGCCCGTGAGGGCTTGTTCAAGTAGTGACTGGAGCGCGATTGCCTGCGTTCAATAAGCTTTACCGGTTGTCGCGTTATGCCAGATGGGTTGGTGCATTACGAAATAAATGCTAAGAACAGCTATGGGAAAAGGCTAAAATGCGCCACCCCAGCTAACCGCTGACCCAAAATTCCATGCGCCCCACAAGGTTCGCTACGTGATCGAGTTCCAACATGTACACAAGACCTACCGCGTCGCCGGTAGGGAAATCCCCGCCCTCAACCCGACCAGCCTGACCATCGAAGATGGCCAGGTGTTCGGCCTGATCGGCCACTCCGGCGCTGGCAAAAGCACCATGCTGCGCCTGATCAACCGCCTCGAAGAGCCTTCGGGCGGCAAGATCATCGTCGATGGTGAGGACGTCACCGCGTTCAATGCCAACCAGCTGCGCGGCTTCCGCCAGCAAGTCGGGATGATTTTCCAGCACTTCAACCTGCTGGCATCCAAGACCGTGGCCGACAACGTGGCCCTGCCATTGACCCTGGCTGGCGAGCTGTCGCGCAGCGAGATCGACAAGCGCGTCACCGAGCTGCTGGCCCGCGTCGGCTTGCAAGACCACGCCAAGAAGTACCCCGCGCAGCTGTCCGGCGGCCAGAAGCAGCGCGTCGGCATTGCCCGCGCCCTGTCCACCAACCCGAAGATCCTGCTGTGCGACGAGGCCACCAGTGCCCTCGACCCGCAGACCACTGCGTCGGTGCTGCAACTGTTGGCCGAGATCAACCGTGAGCTGAAGCTGACCATCGTCCTGATCACCCACGAAATGGACGTGATCCGCCGGGTCTGCGACCGCGTGGCGGTCATGGATGCCGGGCTGATCGTCGAGCAGGGCTCGGTGGCCGATGTATTCCTGCACCCGCAGCACCCGACCACCAAGCGTTTCGTCCAGGAGGACGAACAGGTCGATGAAGGCGAGCAGCGCGATGACTTCGCCCACGTGCCGGGGCGCATCGTGCGCCTGACGTTCCAGGGCGACGCTACCTACGCGCCGCTGCTGGGCACTGTCGCCCGCGAAACCGGTGTCGACTACAGCATCCTGGCCGGGCGTATCGACCGCATCAAGGATGTCCCCTATGGGCAGCTGACCCTGGCCGTCACCGGCGGCGACATGGAAGCGGCATTCGACCGCTTCAAGGCAGCTGACGTACATATGGAGGTACTGCGTTGATGGACGCCCTGAATTTCTTTGCCAACGTCGATTGGGCCGAAATCTGGCTGGCCACCCTCGACACCATGACCATGCTGTTCGGCTCGCTGTTCTTCACCGTGTTGCTGGGCCTGCCGCTGGGCGTGCTGCTGTTCCTCTGCGGCCCGCGCCAGATGTTCGAGCAGAAGGGTGTGTATGCGCTGCTGTCGCTGGTCGTCAACATCCTGCGTTCGCTGCCGTTCATCATCCTGCTGATCGTGATGATCCCGTTCACCGTGCTGATCACCGGCACCTCGCTGGGCGTCGCCGGCGCCATTCCGCCGCTGGTGGTCGGGGCCACGCCGTTCTTCGCGCGCCTGGTCGAAACCGCCCTGCGTGAAGTGGACCGCGGCATCATCGAGGCCACCCAGTCGATGGGCGCTACCACGCGCCAGATCATCACCAGTGCCCTGCTGCCGGAAGCCCGCCCGGGCATCTTCGCGGCCATCACCGTCACCGCCATCACCCTGGTGTCGTACACCGCCATGGCCGGTGTGGTGGGCGCGGGCGGCCTGGGCGACCTGGCCATCCGCTTCGGCTACCAGCGCTTCCAGACCGATGTCATGGTCGTGACCGTGGTGCTGTTGCTGGTGCTGGTTCAGGTACTGCAGAGCGTGGGCGACAAACTGGTCGTGCATTTTTCCCGTAAGTAACCCCAATGGGGTCGGCCTGGCCGACCCGTTCGGGGGCCGTCGCGGCCCTCACAAGGAGTGATCAATGAAGAAGCTGCTTGCTGTCGCTGCCGCTGTCGCGGCCTTCTCGGCCCACGCCGATACCCTGACCGTCGCCGCCACCCCGGTGCCGCATGCCGAGATCCTCAACTTCGTCAAACCGCAGTTGGCGAAAGAGGGCGTAGAGCTGAAGGTCAAGGAGTTCACCGACTACATCCAGCCGAACGTGCAAGTTGCCGAGAAGCGCCTGGATGCCAACTTCTTCCAGCACCAGCCGTACCTCGATGAGTTCAACAAGGCCAAGGGAACCCAGCTGGTCAGCGTTGCCGGCGTGCACATCGAGCCGCTGGGCGTCTACTCGGCCAAGATCAAGAAGCTCGACGAGCTGTCCTCCGGCGCTACCGTGGTCATCCCCAACGACGCCACCAACGGTGGCCGCGCCCTGCTGCTGCTGGACAAGGCTGGCGTGATCAAGCTCAAGGACAACAAAAACATCCTGTCGACCGTGAAGGACGTTGCCGAGAACCCGAAGAACATCAAGTTCCGTGAGCTGGAAGCGGCCACCATCCCGCGCGTGCTGACCCAGGTCGATGCCGCCCTGATCAACACCAACTACGCGCTGGAAGCCAAGCTGAACCCTGAGAAGGACGCGCTGGCCATCGAAGGCAGCGACTCGCCTTACGTGAACATCCTGGTTGCCCGCCCGGACAACAAAGACTCGCAAGACATGAAGAAACTGGCGGCCGCGCTGCACTCGCCAGAGGTGAAGCAGTTCATCCTCGAGAAGTACAAAGGGGCGGTAGTGCCGGCGTTCTAAGCCGTTAAATTGCGCTGGATGCTTCGCGGGGCAAGCCCGCTCCCACAGGCAACTCACTGTATTCAAGCTCAGTGGGGTACCTGT
The sequence above is drawn from the Pseudomonas putida genome and encodes:
- a CDS encoding DUF2782 domain-containing protein — translated: MRTLNRLLVLGLLATMPVVTLAADDAPSADPEVTIRTEGDKTIQEYRQNGFLYAIKITPKNGKPYFLVRADGTDANFIRSDQPDMLIPSWKIFEW
- a CDS encoding homoserine kinase; the encoded protein is MSVFTPVTRPELETFLAPYQLGRLLDFQGIAAGTENSNFFVSLEQGEFVLTLIERGPSEDMPFFIELLDVLHAADMPVPYALRDRDGNGLRELCGKPALLQPRLSGKHIKVPNNQHCAQVGELLAHIHLATRDHVIERKTDRGLDWMLAAGAELMPRLSAEQVALLQPALDEINAHKAQILALPRANLHADLFRDNVMFEGTHLTGVIDFYNACSGPMLYDIAITVNDWCIDEHGAIDVPRAQALLGAYAALRPFTAAEAELWPEMLRIGCVRFWLSRLIAAESFAGMDVMIHDPSEFEVRLAQRQQVDLHLPFAL
- a CDS encoding zinc ABC transporter substrate-binding protein — translated: METLLCYLFLSSRVFTVSRFLALFVAFIAFSAQADVRVLTSIKPLQQIAAAVQDGVGRPDVLLPPGASPHHYALRPSDVRRVADADLLYWIGPDMENFLPRVLKGRDKATVAVQSLTGMQLRHFGEDSHSHEEADHDDHDHDHRPGSLDAHLWLSSVNARVIAAKMAADLAEADPANAARYQANLKAFVERLDALDGRIKARVAGIAGKPYFVFHEAFDYFEANYGLKHTGVFSVASEVQPGAQHVAAMRKRLQEVGKTCVFSEPPLRPRLAETLTAGLPVRLAELDALGGDPVDAKGYERLLEKLGGDLAGCLEQL
- the zur gene encoding zinc uptake transcriptional repressor Zur, whose product is MSITPLANRPHDHSHCVHSALAEADALCTRQGLRLTALRRRVLELVWQSHKPLGAYDILAVLSEQDGRRAAPPTVYRALDFLLDNGLVHRIASLNAFIGCSHPEHVHQGQFLICRACHVAIELEQNSISDAIISSAKGVGFNVETQTVEVVGLCSNCRSAA
- the znuC gene encoding zinc ABC transporter ATP-binding protein ZnuC, which translates into the protein MSDALIRLEQVGVTFAGEAVLDSIDLSVAPGQIVTLIGPNGAGKTTLVRAVLGLLKPHRGTVWRKPKLRIGYMPQKIQVDATLPLSVLRFLRLVPGVDRAAALSALQEVGAEQVIDSPIQTISGGEMQRVLLARALLREPQLLVLDEPVQGVDVVGQTELYNLITRLRDRHGCGVLMVSHDLHLVMSATDQVVCLNRHVCCSGHPEQVSNDPAFVELFGQNAPSLAVYHHHHDHSHDLHGSVVAPGTHVHGEHCKHG
- the znuB gene encoding zinc ABC transporter permease subunit ZnuB → MADFLLYALLAGLSLALVAGPLGSFVVWRRMAYFGDTLSHAALLGVALGFALDVSPALAVTVGCLLLAILLVTLQQRQPLASDTLLGILAPSTLSLGLVVLSFMHDVRIDLMAYLFGDLLAISPTDLGWILGGSVLVLLLLAALWRPLLAVTVHEELAMVEGLPVAGLRLALMLLIAVVIAVAMKIVGVLLITSLLIIPAAAAQRHARSPEQMALGASLLGVTAVCGGLAMSWFKDTPAGPSIVVCAAVLFLLSLALPKR
- a CDS encoding PA5502 family lipoprotein, whose product is MKPFASRYLLVAALSLFLAACSSAPVEQADAPAQADAWQQLQQTIASNELATAEDQLAALQAQSPVDPRLEQYQRQLAEAYLQRSQIVLQKGDVNAAATALARARALMPQAPAVTGGDAVRQARKAELEKAEAALKAAEAKPQARVIDPTAPSTVIALKTTDIAAMRRQLDEIAADVVNYQCHVVFQVPRTEDAPWLKTLLEKRVHKIDSGFELKQKHEIQRKLPAQVVLVPHQR
- the katE gene encoding catalase HPII — its product is MPSKKVDAPKESQAAGVNSPDHANTNTKLQSLEGVRSDATGQALRTNQGVKIADNQNSLKAGPRGPSLLEDFIMREKITHFDHERIPERIVHARGTGAHGYFQSYGNHAELTKAGFLQDPEKITPVFVRFSTVQGPRGSGDTVRDVRGFAVKFYTDEGNFDLVGNNMPVFFIQDAIKFPDFVHAVKPEPHNEMPTGGSAHDTFWDFVSLVPESAHMVIWAMSDRAIPRSLRMMEGFGVHTFRLINAEGVASFVKFHWKPRQGVHSVLWDEAQKLAGKDTDFHRRDLREAIETGDYPEWELGVQIVPEADEHKFEFDLLDPTKIIPEELVPVTPLGKMVLNRNPDNFFAEVEQVAFCPGHIVPGIDFSNDPLLQGRLFSYTDTQLSRLGGPNFHEIPINRPVAPNHNNQRDALHRQTIHKGRASYEPNSIDGGWPKETPAAAQDGGFESYQERIDAVKIRQRSESFGDHFSQARLFFQSMSPNEQQHIIKAYSFELGKVEREHIRVREVNEILANIDLKLAAAVAANLGLPAPKAGTVQVKGSKLAQSPVLSQMNHPGDVGIKGRKIAVLVADGVDGASVDQLVKALEAHSARILVLGPSSAPVKTAQGKQLPVDASMEGMPSIMFDGILVPAGKASLDALGASGLAKHFLLEGYKHLKAIALAKEGKALLGSLGLKEDKGLLLGDDQKTVDAFVKAVEGHRVWEREAVAEAVPA
- a CDS encoding methionine ABC transporter ATP-binding protein — translated: MIEFQHVHKTYRVAGREIPALNPTSLTIEDGQVFGLIGHSGAGKSTMLRLINRLEEPSGGKIIVDGEDVTAFNANQLRGFRQQVGMIFQHFNLLASKTVADNVALPLTLAGELSRSEIDKRVTELLARVGLQDHAKKYPAQLSGGQKQRVGIARALSTNPKILLCDEATSALDPQTTASVLQLLAEINRELKLTIVLITHEMDVIRRVCDRVAVMDAGLIVEQGSVADVFLHPQHPTTKRFVQEDEQVDEGEQRDDFAHVPGRIVRLTFQGDATYAPLLGTVARETGVDYSILAGRIDRIKDVPYGQLTLAVTGGDMEAAFDRFKAADVHMEVLR
- a CDS encoding methionine ABC transporter permease; this translates as MDALNFFANVDWAEIWLATLDTMTMLFGSLFFTVLLGLPLGVLLFLCGPRQMFEQKGVYALLSLVVNILRSLPFIILLIVMIPFTVLITGTSLGVAGAIPPLVVGATPFFARLVETALREVDRGIIEATQSMGATTRQIITSALLPEARPGIFAAITVTAITLVSYTAMAGVVGAGGLGDLAIRFGYQRFQTDVMVVTVVLLLVLVQVLQSVGDKLVVHFSRK
- a CDS encoding MetQ/NlpA family ABC transporter substrate-binding protein, yielding MKKLLAVAAAVAAFSAHADTLTVAATPVPHAEILNFVKPQLAKEGVELKVKEFTDYIQPNVQVAEKRLDANFFQHQPYLDEFNKAKGTQLVSVAGVHIEPLGVYSAKIKKLDELSSGATVVIPNDATNGGRALLLLDKAGVIKLKDNKNILSTVKDVAENPKNIKFRELEAATIPRVLTQVDAALINTNYALEAKLNPEKDALAIEGSDSPYVNILVARPDNKDSQDMKKLAAALHSPEVKQFILEKYKGAVVPAF